A single region of the Panthera tigris isolate Pti1 chromosome B1, P.tigris_Pti1_mat1.1, whole genome shotgun sequence genome encodes:
- the LOC102970408 gene encoding putative claudin-24, producing MALVFRVAMQLVGLSLSLLGWVLSIITTYLPHWKNLNLDLNEMENWTMGLWQACVVQEEVGRQCKDFESFLALPAELRISRILMFLSNGLGLLGLLASGFGLDCLRVGETRPGLKKGLLILGGTVFWAAGVATLVPVSWVAHMTVQEFWDETMPEIVPRWEFGEALFLGWSAGFSLLLGGCLLNCVACTTQAAPAPGPYAVAEMQIQCLYLENGTADPRV from the coding sequence ATGGCTTTAGTCTTTAGAGTAGCGATGCAGCTCGTTGGACTTTCGTTATCTTTGCTGGGATGGGTTTTGTCCATTATTACAACTTACCTGCCACATTGGAAAAACCTCAATCTGGACTTAAACGAGATGGAGAACTGGACCATGGGACTCTGGCAGGCCTGTGTCGTCcaagaggaggtggggagacaaTGCAAGGACTTTGAATCCTTCCTGGCTTTGCCTGCCGAACTCAGGATCTCCAGGATCTTAATGTTCCTGTCCAAcgggctggggctcctgggcctGCTGGCCTCCGGGTTTGGCCTGGACTGCTTGAGGGTCGGAGAGACGCGGCCAGGCCTCAAGAAGGGACTGCTGATCCTGGGAGGGACTGTGTTCTGGGCAGCAGGCGTCGCGACCCTGGTTCCGGTCTCCTGGGTCGCCCACATGACCGTCCAGGAGTTCTGGGATGAGACCATGCCAGAGATTGTGCCCAGGTGGGAGTTTGGGGAAGCCCTCTTTCTGGGCTGGTCTGCTGGGTTTTCCCTCCTCCTGGGAGGCTGCCTGCTGAACTGCGTGGCCTGTACTACCCAGGCCGCTCCGGCTCCGGGCCCCTATGCGGtggcagaaatgcaaattcagtGTCTGTACCTGGAAAATGGAACTGCAGACCCGAGAGTGTAA
- the CLDN22 gene encoding claudin-22: MALVVRSMAQLAGISLSLLGWVLSCLTNYLPQWKNLNLDLNEMENWTMGLWQVCVVQEEGGTQCKDFESFLALPAELRISRILMFLSNGLGLLGLLASGFGLDCLRVGETRPGLKKGLLILGGTVLWAAGVATLVPVSWVAHMTVQEFWDETMPEIVPRWEFGEALFLGWSAGFSLLLGGCLLNCVACVTQAVPAPGPYAVVETQCHRQHLEMKKAHLKV, translated from the coding sequence ATGGCTTTAGTAGTTCGAAGCATGGCGCAATTAGCTGGAATTTCACTCTCTCTGCTGGGATGGGTTTTGTCCTGTCTTACAAACTACCTGCCACAATGGAAAAACCTCAATCTGGACTTAAACGAGATGGAGAACTGGACCATGGGACTCTGGCAGGTCTGTGTCGTCCAAGAGGAAGGGGGGACGCAGTGCAAGGACTTTGAATCCTTCCTGGCTTTGCCTGCTGAACTCAGGATCTCCAGGATCTTAATGTTCCTGTCCAAcgggctggggctcctgggcctGCTGGCCTCCGGGTTTGGCCTGGACTGCTTGAGGGTCGGAGAGACGCGGCCAGGCCTCAAGAAGGGACTGCTGATCCTGGGAGGGACTGTGCTCTGGGCAGCAGGCGTCGCGACCCTGGTTCCGGTCTCCTGGGTCGCCCACATGACCGTCCAGGAGTTCTGGGACGAGACCATGCCAGAGATTGTGCCCAGGTGGGAGTTTGGGGAAGCCCTCTTTCTGGGCTGGTCTGCTGGGTTTTCCCTCCTCCTGGGAGGCTGCCTGCTGAACTGCGTGGCCTGCGTTACCCAGGCAGTTCCGGCTCCGGGCCCCTACGCGGTGGTAGAAACACAGTGTCACCGTCAGCACCTGGAGATGAAAAAAGCCCATCTGAAAGTCTAA